One window from the genome of Haladaptatus paucihalophilus DX253 encodes:
- a CDS encoding DR2241 family protein, which yields MGWLADGESDESHDATRTWGQLTITTTRTADGNRRYEIRHVEDRSAESDELDSHADPEETRDAVRFSDDGEYRPLATAATLPTGWVCSDLDADELLRAVEFVYPATISNWYRERNGELDVSHFRETAERQTGVYADVEDIGREALDHAVEACCVDSQCSARREWDAADADEIAVPRGDGEFPCREPCSLFIAKVREFQKMEECGEDDAEDGYRARYRSARSGGRT from the coding sequence TTGGGCTGGCTGGCGGACGGGGAGAGCGACGAATCCCACGACGCGACCCGAACGTGGGGGCAACTCACCATCACGACCACGCGAACCGCCGACGGTAACCGTCGGTACGAAATCCGGCACGTCGAGGACCGCAGCGCGGAGTCGGACGAACTCGACTCCCACGCGGACCCGGAGGAGACGCGCGACGCCGTGCGGTTCTCGGACGACGGCGAGTACCGCCCGCTGGCGACGGCGGCGACGCTCCCCACCGGGTGGGTGTGTTCGGACCTCGACGCCGACGAACTCCTGCGGGCCGTCGAGTTCGTCTATCCGGCGACGATTTCGAACTGGTACCGCGAGCGGAACGGCGAACTCGACGTGAGCCACTTTCGGGAGACGGCCGAGCGCCAAACCGGCGTGTACGCCGACGTGGAGGACATCGGGCGCGAAGCGCTCGACCACGCCGTCGAAGCCTGCTGTGTGGATTCACAGTGCAGTGCGCGGCGCGAATGGGACGCGGCGGACGCCGACGAAATCGCGGTTCCGCGCGGGGACGGCGAGTTCCCCTGCCGGGAGCCGTGTTCGTTGTTCATCGCGAAGGTGCGGGAGTTTCAGAAGATGGAGGAGTGCGGGGAAGACGACGCCGAAGACGGCTACCGAGCGCGGTACCGGAGCGCACGAAGCGGAGGACGAACATGA
- a CDS encoding glutathione-independent formaldehyde dehydrogenase codes for MEAVVYQGPHDVDVEEVDEPEIEHPNDVVIDITTTAICGSDLHMYEGRTDADPGIVFGHENMGIVDEVGDGVTTLEEGDRVVLPFNVACGVCKNCENGYTGFCLNVNPGFAGGAYGYVAMGPYKGGQAERLRVPFADFNALKLPEGREHEDSFILLADIFPTGWHGTELANLQPGESVAIFGAGPVGLMAAYSAKIKGAAEIYVVDRVDSRLELAEKHCDATPINFEESDPVEQIKSIHGGGVDKGVDAVGYQAIDPETDVSDDAYDPARENPAVVLNQLIQVVRATGQLGVPGLYVPSDPGAPDEMAAQGRLGIDFGKFFEKGLKVGTGQCNVKEYNRELRDLIIQGRADPSFVVSHRVDLEEAPEMYERFDNREEGVTKVLLEP; via the coding sequence ATGGAAGCGGTCGTGTACCAAGGACCGCACGACGTAGACGTAGAAGAGGTAGATGAACCGGAGATAGAGCACCCGAACGATGTCGTCATCGACATCACCACGACGGCCATCTGCGGGTCGGACCTCCACATGTACGAGGGGCGAACCGACGCCGACCCCGGTATCGTCTTCGGGCACGAGAACATGGGAATCGTGGACGAGGTGGGCGACGGCGTGACGACGCTCGAGGAGGGTGACCGCGTCGTCCTTCCGTTCAACGTCGCCTGTGGCGTGTGTAAGAACTGTGAAAACGGCTATACCGGCTTCTGTCTGAACGTGAATCCCGGCTTCGCCGGGGGGGCGTACGGATACGTCGCCATGGGGCCGTACAAGGGCGGACAGGCCGAGAGACTCCGCGTGCCGTTCGCGGACTTCAACGCTCTCAAACTTCCGGAAGGGAGGGAACACGAGGATTCGTTCATCCTGCTCGCGGACATCTTCCCGACGGGATGGCACGGGACGGAACTGGCGAACCTTCAACCGGGCGAATCCGTCGCCATCTTCGGTGCCGGACCGGTCGGACTGATGGCCGCCTACAGCGCCAAAATCAAGGGCGCGGCGGAGATTTACGTGGTCGATAGGGTCGACAGCCGACTCGAACTCGCCGAGAAACACTGCGATGCGACGCCCATCAATTTCGAGGAGTCGGACCCGGTGGAGCAGATAAAGAGCATCCACGGCGGCGGCGTGGACAAGGGCGTCGATGCGGTCGGCTATCAAGCCATCGACCCGGAGACGGACGTGAGCGACGACGCCTACGACCCGGCGCGGGAGAACCCGGCCGTGGTCCTCAACCAACTGATTCAGGTCGTCCGGGCGACCGGTCAACTCGGCGTCCCCGGACTGTACGTGCCCTCGGACCCCGGAGCGCCGGACGAGATGGCCGCACAGGGTCGCCTCGGCATCGACTTCGGGAAGTTCTTCGAGAAGGGGCTGAAGGTCGGCACCGGCCAGTGTAACGTCAAGGAGTACAACCGAGAACTCCGCGACCTGATAATTCAGGGGCGCGCCGACCCGAGTTTCGTCGTCTCACACCGCGTGGACCTCGAAGAAGCGCCCGAGATGTACGAGCGCTTCGACAACCGCGAGGAAGGCGTGACGAAAGTGCTGCTCGAACCCTGA
- a CDS encoding precorrin-2 dehydrogenase/sirohydrochlorin ferrochelatase family protein, with amino-acid sequence MIPLFHDFRGERVLVFGGGRVGYRKARRFAREAEVVVVAAAFADEFEPLFEDEGDERPPLSPVKARIDPSDVGTWLDRAAPALVVAATDDAALNEAVERAASERGVLVNRTDEHGGRDAGSVVVPATARDGNVVVAVGTGGRSPALSRELRKRIEPELAGAETVAVVTAELREDLKRRGLPAETRRDAVRAVVESDAVWRAETEEGSKKKATEIAERVLGD; translated from the coding sequence ATGATTCCGCTGTTCCACGACTTCCGCGGGGAGCGCGTGCTCGTGTTCGGCGGCGGGCGGGTCGGCTATCGGAAGGCGCGCCGCTTCGCGCGCGAAGCGGAAGTCGTCGTCGTTGCGGCGGCGTTCGCGGACGAATTCGAACCCCTCTTCGAGGACGAAGGCGACGAGCGACCTCCCTTGTCGCCCGTCAAAGCCCGCATCGACCCGTCCGATGTGGGAACGTGGCTCGACAGGGCCGCGCCCGCGCTCGTCGTCGCGGCGACGGACGACGCCGCGTTGAACGAAGCGGTCGAGCGAGCGGCGAGCGAGCGAGGAGTGCTGGTGAATCGAACGGACGAGCACGGCGGCCGCGACGCGGGGAGCGTCGTCGTCCCGGCCACGGCCCGCGACGGAAACGTGGTCGTCGCCGTCGGGACCGGCGGGCGGAGTCCCGCGCTGAGCCGCGAACTCCGGAAGCGAATCGAACCGGAACTGGCGGGCGCGGAAACCGTCGCGGTCGTCACGGCTGAACTACGAGAAGACCTGAAACGGCGGGGACTTCCGGCGGAGACGCGCCGAGATGCCGTCCGTGCGGTCGTCGAATCGGATGCCGTCTGGCGCGCCGAAACCGAGGAAGGGTCGAAGAAGAAAGCGACGGAAATCGCGGAGCGAGTGCTCGGCGACTGA
- a CDS encoding PAS domain S-box protein has protein sequence MTEPLSNENLSTRSSLAETETEAETAFFKHIVRDALDAVVTISENGTIVFANEVAGRLFGYDQDELLDESIRSLFPERHQETYLDEFRRQVENADSTVEHSGLERTAIRRDGEEFPVSFSLREHRYHDRRLFTATIRDISERKRRQRELETVTEKYRTLVDTAPDAIFLADAETGTILEANRAASELLDRPIEEIEGMHQSELHPEDDRDRYERLFDRPRESDASVPDSHGLSVVDSNGNRIPVSINSNSTELNGRRVVQGIFHDISDRKRREEALNRLHATTHEMLETSCPETICQRAVETAADVLDLPATGIYLLSEDDDVLEPVVMTERVENLFDGDVPTYTSDDDLAWDVFETNEPRAISDFDATPSVADRDTPVRSGIIVPLGEHGIFITASTTPRDFDRIDFDLMRVLATNTETALTRAERERDIARQRDELTTLNRINAIVRDINQALVAAPSREEIERTVCERFADSSVYHGALIATLSSTEERLVVQTAAGIDDDYLDLITELGPKSKRGGAGTALQTGQFNVVEDVSSLSSLPQSFTSAANERGYGSIACIPISYRGTTYGVLVVYATKLTSVSERERSVFSELGETIGHAINAVESKKLLYSDSVLELEFSITNTGSFFVVTSEELGCSFELDGVVPRRDDVYLFYVTLSGAPSEKVIERADESPMVEHVRVIQETGDETLLEVALCGTETSAQALIERGAYVQRGSIEDGKGSIVVEVPANTRVRPFLDAVEEVYEETSLLSKQSRDRPFHSTSEFYHELGETLTERQAEILQAAYLAGYFDYPRASSGAELADTLDISSPTFHQHLQTAERKLLSLLFSERPRID, from the coding sequence ATGACCGAACCGCTTTCGAACGAAAATCTCTCCACGCGGTCCTCGCTCGCCGAGACGGAAACCGAAGCGGAGACCGCCTTTTTCAAGCACATCGTCCGGGATGCGCTCGATGCGGTGGTGACGATTTCCGAGAACGGAACCATCGTATTCGCGAACGAGGTGGCGGGACGACTCTTCGGTTACGACCAAGACGAGTTGCTCGACGAGTCGATACGGAGTCTCTTCCCGGAGCGACATCAAGAGACCTATCTCGACGAGTTTCGACGGCAGGTCGAGAACGCGGACTCGACGGTCGAACACAGCGGTCTCGAACGAACCGCAATCCGTCGAGACGGGGAGGAGTTTCCGGTTTCCTTTTCGCTCCGGGAACACCGGTATCACGACCGGCGACTGTTCACCGCCACGATTCGAGACATCTCCGAACGGAAACGACGGCAACGGGAACTGGAAACCGTCACCGAAAAGTATCGAACGCTGGTCGATACCGCGCCCGATGCTATCTTTCTCGCCGACGCGGAAACGGGGACGATTCTGGAAGCGAACCGGGCGGCGTCCGAACTCCTCGACCGGCCGATAGAGGAGATCGAGGGGATGCACCAGTCCGAACTCCACCCCGAGGACGACCGCGACCGATACGAACGGCTGTTCGATCGACCGCGCGAAAGCGACGCGTCCGTTCCGGACAGCCACGGCCTTTCGGTGGTCGATTCGAACGGGAATCGCATCCCCGTGTCCATCAACTCGAACTCGACCGAGCTGAACGGGCGACGAGTGGTTCAAGGCATCTTCCACGACATCAGCGACAGGAAGCGGCGCGAGGAGGCCCTGAACAGGTTACACGCGACGACGCACGAGATGCTCGAAACGTCGTGCCCCGAAACCATCTGTCAACGTGCGGTGGAAACCGCGGCCGACGTGCTCGACCTGCCCGCGACGGGCATCTACCTCCTTTCGGAGGACGACGACGTGCTCGAACCGGTCGTGATGACCGAACGGGTCGAGAACCTGTTCGACGGTGACGTTCCGACGTACACGTCCGACGATGACCTCGCGTGGGACGTGTTCGAAACGAACGAACCGAGGGCCATCTCCGACTTCGATGCGACGCCCAGCGTGGCGGACCGGGACACGCCGGTTCGAAGCGGTATCATCGTTCCGCTCGGCGAACACGGAATCTTCATCACCGCGTCCACGACCCCCCGCGATTTCGACCGCATCGACTTCGACCTGATGCGGGTGCTGGCCACCAACACCGAGACGGCCCTGACACGGGCCGAACGCGAGCGCGACATCGCCCGACAGCGCGACGAGTTGACGACGCTGAACCGCATCAACGCCATCGTTCGGGATATCAATCAAGCCCTCGTCGCCGCGCCGTCGCGCGAGGAGATCGAACGGACCGTCTGTGAACGGTTCGCGGATTCGAGCGTCTATCACGGTGCCCTCATCGCAACGCTCTCGTCGACCGAGGAGCGGTTGGTGGTTCAGACGGCCGCCGGTATCGACGACGACTATCTGGACCTGATTACGGAGTTAGGGCCCAAGTCGAAACGCGGGGGTGCCGGGACCGCCCTCCAAACGGGACAGTTCAACGTCGTCGAGGACGTGTCGTCCTTGTCGTCGTTGCCGCAGTCGTTCACATCCGCCGCCAACGAACGCGGGTACGGTTCCATCGCGTGTATTCCCATCAGTTACCGCGGAACCACCTACGGCGTGTTGGTCGTGTACGCGACCAAACTGACGTCGGTCAGCGAGCGCGAGCGGAGCGTGTTCAGCGAGTTGGGGGAAACCATCGGCCACGCCATCAACGCCGTCGAGAGCAAGAAACTCCTCTACTCCGACAGCGTTCTCGAACTCGAATTCTCGATCACGAACACGGGTTCGTTTTTCGTCGTCACGTCCGAGGAACTCGGCTGTTCGTTCGAACTCGATGGCGTCGTCCCTCGACGGGACGACGTGTATCTGTTTTACGTGACGTTGAGCGGGGCTCCCTCCGAGAAGGTCATCGAACGCGCGGACGAGTCACCCATGGTCGAACACGTCCGTGTCATCCAAGAGACCGGCGACGAAACCCTGTTGGAGGTGGCGCTTTGCGGAACCGAAACGTCCGCCCAAGCGCTCATCGAACGCGGTGCCTACGTCCAACGTGGTTCGATAGAAGACGGAAAGGGAAGCATCGTCGTCGAAGTCCCGGCGAACACCCGCGTTCGTCCCTTCTTGGACGCCGTCGAGGAGGTGTACGAGGAGACGAGTCTGCTCTCGAAGCAGTCCCGCGACCGGCCGTTTCACTCGACCTCCGAGTTCTACCACGAACTGGGCGAGACGCTCACCGAACGACAGGCCGAAATCCTGCAAGCGGCGTATCTCGCGGGATACTTCGACTACCCCCGCGCGAGTTCGGGGGCGGAGCTGGCCGACACGCTGGATATCTCCTCGCCCACGTTTCACCAACACCTCCAAACGGCCGAGCGAAAACTCCTCTCGCTGCTGTTTTCGGAGCGTCCACGGATAGACTGA
- a CDS encoding nitrite/sulfite reductase has protein sequence MPTDVEKWKDDIYGEEIKDHMRRFAEEGWEAIPEDEHDAWFERFKWWGLYHQRDGQESYFMMRIGPPSGVLEPGQLRVIGEIARDFATGPAANPEFGNGYADVTTRQAVQLHWINIEDVPKIWDRLDEAGLSTKQACGDSWRNIVGCPVAGKDKREFVDALPVVKDLNENFKGNPEYANLPRKWKVSVTGCREGCGQGDINDVGIEPAEKNIDGETVRGFNIRLGGGLAGREPRFARDIDVFAEPDEVTPILGGLSGLFRDYGNRDNRRRARIKFLVDEWGPEKVRETLQEEYVDFYLKTAGEDLREEYSYNAGVPDDHGHADHVGVHEQPNGNYYVGLNVLVGRVGAEEMIEIADVAEKYGSGEARLTQRQNIILMDVPEERLDAMLDEPVLERYSPDPHPFQRGSIACTGTEFCSLSIVETKNRQVRLSRWLKENVELPEDVSNFHIHLSGCTASCAQPQIADISLRGMKTRKDGETVEALDIGVGGGLGKDPSFATWIQERIAVDEVPGAIRNLVEGFAARREDGQTFREFVNSLHADELETLASPEETSYEDPYMHNTKKTWYPYAEDDDMESSPAPNSPVDAISGDD, from the coding sequence ATGCCGACCGACGTAGAGAAATGGAAGGATGATATCTATGGGGAAGAGATCAAGGACCACATGCGTCGATTCGCCGAGGAGGGCTGGGAGGCCATCCCGGAGGACGAACACGACGCGTGGTTCGAGCGGTTCAAATGGTGGGGGCTGTACCACCAGCGCGACGGCCAAGAGAGCTACTTCATGATGCGCATCGGGCCGCCGAGCGGCGTGCTCGAACCCGGACAACTGCGAGTCATCGGCGAAATCGCCCGCGACTTCGCCACCGGTCCGGCCGCGAACCCCGAGTTCGGCAACGGCTACGCCGACGTGACGACGCGGCAGGCGGTCCAACTGCACTGGATAAACATCGAGGACGTGCCGAAGATTTGGGACCGTTTGGACGAGGCGGGCCTCTCCACGAAACAGGCCTGCGGTGACTCGTGGCGGAACATCGTCGGCTGTCCGGTCGCCGGGAAGGACAAACGCGAGTTCGTGGACGCGCTTCCCGTCGTCAAGGACCTCAACGAGAACTTCAAGGGCAACCCGGAGTACGCCAACCTGCCGCGGAAGTGGAAGGTGTCGGTGACGGGGTGCCGCGAGGGCTGCGGACAGGGCGACATCAACGACGTGGGTATCGAACCCGCGGAGAAAAACATCGACGGCGAAACCGTCCGCGGGTTCAACATCCGCCTCGGCGGCGGACTGGCGGGCCGCGAACCGCGCTTCGCCCGCGACATCGACGTGTTCGCCGAACCCGACGAAGTTACGCCGATTCTCGGCGGCCTCTCGGGGCTGTTCCGCGACTACGGCAACCGCGACAACCGTCGCCGCGCCCGCATCAAGTTCCTCGTGGACGAGTGGGGGCCGGAGAAGGTCCGCGAGACGCTGCAGGAGGAGTACGTGGACTTCTACCTCAAGACGGCGGGCGAGGACCTCCGCGAGGAGTACTCGTACAACGCTGGCGTCCCGGACGACCACGGCCACGCGGACCACGTTGGCGTCCACGAGCAACCCAACGGCAACTACTACGTCGGCCTGAACGTCCTCGTCGGCCGCGTCGGCGCGGAAGAGATGATAGAGATTGCCGATGTCGCCGAGAAGTACGGCTCCGGCGAGGCGCGGCTCACCCAGCGCCAGAACATCATCCTGATGGACGTGCCGGAAGAGCGGCTCGACGCCATGCTCGACGAACCCGTCTTGGAGCGCTACAGCCCGGACCCGCACCCGTTCCAGCGCGGCTCCATCGCCTGCACCGGGACGGAGTTCTGTTCGCTCTCCATCGTGGAGACGAAGAACCGCCAAGTGCGCCTCTCGCGCTGGCTCAAGGAGAACGTCGAGCTTCCGGAGGACGTGTCGAACTTCCACATCCACCTCTCGGGATGTACCGCGTCCTGTGCGCAACCCCAAATCGCCGACATCAGCCTCCGCGGCATGAAGACGAGAAAGGACGGCGAAACCGTCGAGGCGCTCGACATCGGCGTCGGCGGCGGCCTCGGAAAGGACCCGAGCTTTGCGACGTGGATACAGGAGCGCATCGCCGTGGACGAGGTTCCCGGCGCGATTCGGAACCTCGTCGAGGGCTTCGCGGCCCGACGCGAGGACGGCCAGACGTTCCGCGAGTTCGTGAACTCGCTCCACGCCGACGAACTCGAAACCCTCGCCAGCCCGGAAGAAACCAGCTACGAGGACCCGTACATGCACAACACGAAGAAGACGTGGTATCCGTACGCCGAGGACGACGACATGGAGTCGAGTCCGGCCCCGAACAGTCCGGTGGACGCGATTTCCGGCGATGACTGA
- a CDS encoding DUF6360 family protein, whose protein sequence is MADRVLSVTAYTTFDLLNAVAEGHGWTDEAMAVLNVKTPRNDPDEVLLQLELDNTSLDNLPAHAETVSLSPDEARTLAGELERYAEKVEDAE, encoded by the coding sequence ATGGCCGACCGCGTGCTCTCGGTGACGGCCTACACGACCTTCGACCTGCTGAACGCCGTGGCGGAGGGCCACGGCTGGACGGACGAGGCGATGGCCGTACTGAACGTCAAAACGCCGCGAAACGACCCCGACGAGGTGTTGCTCCAACTCGAACTGGACAACACCTCCCTCGACAACCTCCCCGCGCACGCAGAAACCGTGTCGCTGTCGCCCGACGAGGCGCGAACGCTCGCGGGCGAACTGGAGCGATACGCGGAAAAAGTCGAGGACGCGGAGTAG
- a CDS encoding anthranilate phosphoribosyltransferase, whose translation MGRDFRELVSHVGSGPKSADDMDYEAAKLAFGEILSGDVSPVALGGFWVANRWKRNTPEELAGFVDAMREDSVSVAAPDCSPVDCGANYDGKARTALLGVASGLVAAAAGTPVVVHSGDRVPMSEGCAYRHVLDELGVDTDLDPETSADMTDEVGFGFYDQARFNPGVAALEADRRALGVRTFVNTVETLANPADASVHLGSFFHTTFGERIVNTFAESRTQDVERVLMFQGLEGYDDVRPGRTTVVEWDGAEIETDRHGMDFDGDALDVADVPADSARITEEVLSGERDGDLADAVAFNAALRLYARDDVQSIDDGVERARDALADGSAADRLVALRQFDG comes from the coding sequence ATGGGGCGCGATTTCCGGGAACTCGTCTCGCACGTCGGGTCCGGCCCGAAGTCGGCCGACGACATGGACTACGAGGCGGCCAAACTCGCCTTCGGGGAAATCCTCTCCGGCGACGTCTCCCCCGTCGCGCTCGGTGGGTTTTGGGTGGCGAACCGCTGGAAACGGAACACGCCCGAGGAACTCGCGGGGTTCGTGGACGCGATGCGCGAAGACTCCGTGTCGGTCGCCGCTCCCGACTGCTCCCCCGTCGATTGCGGCGCGAACTACGACGGTAAGGCCAGAACCGCCCTCCTCGGCGTGGCGTCGGGACTGGTCGCGGCGGCCGCCGGAACGCCCGTCGTCGTCCACAGCGGCGACCGCGTACCCATGAGCGAGGGATGTGCCTACCGGCACGTCCTCGACGAACTCGGCGTGGACACCGACCTCGACCCCGAGACGAGCGCCGACATGACCGACGAGGTTGGTTTCGGATTCTACGACCAAGCTCGCTTCAATCCCGGCGTGGCCGCCCTCGAAGCCGACAGGCGCGCCCTCGGCGTGCGGACCTTCGTCAACACCGTGGAGACGCTCGCCAACCCCGCTGACGCGTCGGTCCACCTCGGAAGCTTCTTCCACACGACGTTCGGCGAGCGAATCGTGAACACGTTCGCCGAGAGTCGAACGCAGGACGTGGAACGCGTCCTCATGTTTCAGGGATTGGAAGGCTACGACGACGTTCGACCCGGACGGACGACCGTCGTGGAGTGGGACGGCGCGGAGATAGAAACGGACCGCCACGGGATGGACTTCGACGGCGACGCCCTCGACGTCGCCGACGTTCCGGCAGACTCGGCGCGCATCACCGAGGAGGTCCTCTCCGGCGAACGCGACGGCGACCTCGCGGACGCCGTTGCGTTCAACGCCGCGCTCAGGTTGTACGCCCGCGACGACGTGCAATCGATAGACGACGGCGTGGAGCGAGCGCGGGACGCGCTCGCGGACGGGTCGGCGGCCGACCGACTCGTCGCGCTCCGGCAGTTCGACGGCTGA
- a CDS encoding DUF7344 domain-containing protein yields the protein MMSDSEQPNDTHLETSRRHPEEESDSSLPPGTVERILSDAQRRALCQYLVESPLTTMDELIDLLVQHDDFRGRETALIRLHHIHLPMLEDCGILTYEARSETVRYWGHEELERRLELCRDSETDDVNDHPKSRT from the coding sequence ATGATGAGCGACTCGGAGCAACCAAACGACACACATCTCGAAACGAGTCGACGACACCCGGAGGAGGAGAGTGACAGTTCGTTACCGCCGGGAACCGTGGAGCGAATCCTCTCGGATGCACAGCGGCGTGCTCTCTGCCAGTATCTCGTCGAATCGCCGCTTACGACGATGGACGAACTCATCGACTTGCTCGTTCAGCACGACGATTTCCGCGGTCGTGAGACGGCGCTGATTCGCCTCCACCACATTCACCTGCCGATGTTGGAAGATTGCGGTATTCTGACGTACGAAGCACGGAGCGAAACCGTCCGGTATTGGGGACACGAGGAACTCGAACGACGACTCGAACTGTGCCGCGACTCGGAGACGGACGACGTGAACGACCATCCGAAAAGTCGGACGTGA
- the cobA gene encoding uroporphyrinogen-III C-methyltransferase yields MSMHTGTVYLVGAGPGDPELLTVKARKLLDDADVVCHDNLADDRIVESCPETTERMYVGKRPGPDGERTTQEEINRLLVRLAREGKDVVRLKGGDPTVFGRGGEEAEHLAAAGIDFDIVPGITSAVAAPGVAGIPVTHRDHASCVTVVTGHEDPTKAESALDWDALAATVRAGGTLVILMGVRRLPDNVAALRSAGVPADTPAAMVERATREDEFTVTGTLDTIVERRDEVGIEPPAVTVVGDVVSVRDRVAEYLDGAPSVGVPSFADTAVSERGVE; encoded by the coding sequence ATGAGCATGCACACTGGAACGGTTTATTTGGTCGGTGCAGGTCCGGGCGACCCGGAACTGCTGACGGTAAAGGCGCGGAAACTGCTGGACGACGCGGACGTCGTTTGCCACGACAACTTGGCGGACGACCGAATCGTGGAGTCGTGTCCCGAGACCACGGAGCGGATGTACGTCGGCAAGCGCCCCGGTCCGGACGGCGAACGGACGACGCAGGAGGAGATAAACCGCCTGCTCGTCCGACTGGCCCGCGAGGGAAAGGACGTCGTTCGACTGAAGGGCGGTGACCCGACGGTCTTCGGCCGCGGCGGCGAGGAAGCGGAACACCTCGCGGCCGCCGGAATCGACTTCGACATCGTGCCCGGCATCACGAGCGCGGTGGCCGCGCCCGGCGTTGCCGGGATTCCGGTCACGCACCGCGACCACGCGTCTTGCGTCACTGTCGTCACGGGGCACGAGGACCCGACGAAGGCCGAAAGCGCCCTCGATTGGGACGCGCTCGCCGCGACGGTCCGGGCGGGCGGAACGCTGGTGATTCTGATGGGCGTCCGCCGACTGCCGGACAACGTGGCCGCGTTGCGTTCCGCTGGCGTCCCGGCGGACACGCCCGCCGCGATGGTCGAGCGGGCGACCCGCGAGGACGAGTTCACCGTGACGGGGACGCTCGACACCATCGTCGAACGCCGGGACGAGGTGGGCATCGAACCTCCCGCCGTCACCGTCGTCGGCGACGTCGTTTCTGTCCGCGACCGCGTGGCGGAGTATCTGGACGGCGCGCCGTCCGTCGGCGTTCCGTCGTTCGCCGACACCGCGGTCTCCGAACGGGGGGTCGAGTGA